ATCTCTACACCCCCTACTCTATATATCTTCATAGCCCCACCAACAATAATCTATATCCCCAGGCTTATCTTCTAGAGCTGTTTCCGATTTAACGATATATTAAGTACTTCTAGCTACAACTGAAAGCCCCGCCCCTTCAGGGTGGGGAAGAGGCTGGTTGAGGGTGGCTAGAGTGTCGCAGTGGATTGGAAGCTCTCCTCGCTATCCCATATATTCCCGCAGATCCTTATAGGTATTTTAAGCCATGCGAATTCGAAGTATTTGGTCATGCGGTTTATAGAGTCTGGGGATATGCTTATCCACGGATCAGGGGGTCCTGGATATACCTTGAAGACTGGGTTTGGCTCGAAGCACTCTACATAGCGGAACGCTGGGAGCCACGAGGGCTTCTTGGTTACAACGTTTCTGAGGTAGTTCCACACCTCGAATGCTAGCTGACCATCTGTTATCGGCACCCTAATCCTTCCCTCTCTATCTATGTATTTCCACCTCAGCTCCCTATGATCGACGAATTTATAGCCCCTCTCTCTGCCCTCCAACCATATATAATATAGATATGTATTTATCGCCCTCACAGGGTCTGGATGGTTTATGAATCTATATAGCTGGGGCTTGATCCTATATCCACTAGCCCTCCCCTCGATTATATCCCTAGCTATGAGTGCTGTTCTCCATAGGCCTAGTAGGGCCTTATCATATAGATATCTCGGGTGTATGCTCCAGAGGTTTAGCTTCATCAATATCTATATATAGGGGTGTCTAAAAAAGCTATATCCTGAAATACCTTATGTAGAATTCCTTGAAGAATCCGAAGGGACTCGATAGATCTGCTTGCGTTACTATTCTAAACTCCTCTGTATAGCCCCTACCACTATATAGGATTAGAGCTGCTAGGCTCTTGGTATTGGTTGCGTTAGCCCTTGTAAGGGCTGTGATCACAGCACCTCCATAGGGGTCTATCACAGTTAGGTTGACCGAGAATCCTCCGAGGACATATGCCCTCTCATACATATTCTCAGAGTACCAGTCAGGCCCATGCCTATTGCTATAGCTCCTCACAAGCCACACATCTATCTCATCATCCTCATCCAATGTAGCGTTATAGGGTATCTTGGAGGGATCCGAGGTTGGTGTGAATGTATATCTACTTGTAACCCTTATTATATAGCCTCCCACAGAGTCCATGGAATACTCAGCAGCCCCCGATCCCCATGCTCTGTTTGTGAAGTTCTGTACAAGTGTTGATATCAATATGCTGGGTGACATATATATGCTAGCCATGGTAGAGCCCTCTGAATATGTTGAGGCGTTTATAACCCCTCTAGCTGTGTTTAGAAGGGCCTCATATTGGATCCTATAGTATGTCCTCTCAAAGTAGTTGGAGACCTCGTAGACCCCTATATCGGCTATCGATGGTGATCTTGAGTAGGATGCATAGCTCTTAGAGATGGTTCCTCCTAAAACGGCTTTCGAGGGGTCTGTCCATGCTAGGAGGGCTCCCCCAACTATTATGCTGAAATGATTGCTACCATATCTCTCAGAGGCCTCATCCATCCCAACCACCTTCAAGCTTATATTCCCATTCCTCCCCAGGGCTAGCAGGGGGGTTAGATCCACTATCTGTGGGCTTTTAGCATAGTGGGTGTTGATGGAGGCCATCGGCCTCCAATATAGTGGGAAGAACCCTCCAGTATATATCGTTGGGAATACGTGGAAGACACCTGCGAGGTAGTTGTTATAGTATAGCAGTATATCCCTCACAGATGGTATATTTGTGTAGAAGCCCTCGTCAAGCCTGCCAGGCTTTGTATAGAGATATATCGCAGCCCTATATGTATCCTCCGGGATCGATATGCTTGTATTTATAGCTGTCCTCCCCGGTGTGAACTCCTCTAGAGAGTTGCCGTTAGCATCCCTAAATATCGGAACATACCTATCTGGGATCCAGCTTGGCTGTGTACCTGGGTATAGGTAGAGGGTTATGTTAACAAGGAAGACACCTGTGATCCCTATGGATGGTGCTAAGAC
This region of Sulfolobales archaeon genomic DNA includes:
- a CDS encoding peptide-N4-asparagine amidase gives rise to the protein MFRRVIKIAGASIYLLLASALILLIAPQSLAQAIEVIEYRDPRSFTSYWSFEPFKPLPPKNVTPVVVPIAINMSFENTGFTPKSVVVNIPPGSYSMAILNVSMAVTGRQFDRIFWIFANGIPIYWGSTVQRLNSTAEADVTLFLNLFKGSVNFSIVLTNVLAPSIGITGVFLVNITLYLYPGTQPSWIPDRYVPIFRDANGNSLEEFTPGRTAINTSISIPEDTYRAAIYLYTKPGRLDEGFYTNIPSVRDILLYYNNYLAGVFHVFPTIYTGGFFPLYWRPMASINTHYAKSPQIVDLTPLLALGRNGNISLKVVGMDEASERYGSNHFSIIVGGALLAWTDPSKAVLGGTISKSYASYSRSPSIADIGVYEVSNYFERTYYRIQYEALLNTARGVINASTYSEGSTMASIYMSPSILISTLVQNFTNRAWGSGAAEYSMDSVGGYIIRVTSRYTFTPTSDPSKIPYNATLDEDDEIDVWLVRSYSNRHGPDWYSENMYERAYVLGGFSVNLTVIDPYGGAVITALTRANATNTKSLAALILYSGRGYTEEFRIVTQADLSSPFGFFKEFYIRYFRI
- a CDS encoding pyrimidine dimer DNA glycosylase/endonuclease V, which gives rise to MKLNLWSIHPRYLYDKALLGLWRTALIARDIIEGRASGYRIKPQLYRFINHPDPVRAINTYLYYIWLEGRERGYKFVDHRELRWKYIDREGRIRVPITDGQLAFEVWNYLRNVVTKKPSWLPAFRYVECFEPNPVFKVYPGPPDPWISISPDSINRMTKYFEFAWLKIPIRICGNIWDSEESFQSTATL